A section of the Methanobacterium formicicum DSM 3637 genome encodes:
- a CDS encoding 4Fe-4S binding protein, which yields MIISAELCGYCGACVAVCPQNILEMVGIEIIIGSGCENCNLCRAVCPMGAIDNE from the coding sequence ATGATAATTTCTGCAGAATTATGTGGATATTGCGGAGCATGTGTAGCAGTTTGTCCCCAGAATATTCTGGAAATGGTTGGGATAGAGATCATCATCGGTTCAGGGTGTGAAAACTGCAATTTATGCAGGGCAGTATGTCCCATGGGGGCCATTGACAATGAATAA
- the pstB gene encoding phosphate ABC transporter ATP-binding protein PstB: protein MEYRIEVENLNVYFDELHILKDVSLKIPKNAVTSLIGPSGCGKSTFIRTLNRMNDMISTFKMDGTVLLDGNDIYDPKVDVVELRKKVGMVFQKPNPFPKSIFDNVAYGLRVHGINDKDILEQKVEESLRSAALWDEVKNILDKSAMGLSGGQQQRLCIARTMAVEPEVILMDEPCSALDPISTTKIEDLIHKLKNDFTIIIVTHNMQQATRVSKHTAFFLHGEIVESGFTEKIFIEPEDKRTEDYITGRFG, encoded by the coding sequence ATGGAATACAGAATAGAAGTAGAAAATTTAAACGTTTACTTTGACGAATTACACATACTTAAAGACGTAAGTCTAAAAATTCCCAAAAACGCAGTAACTTCCCTAATCGGACCTTCAGGTTGTGGTAAATCAACTTTCATCCGTACTCTAAACCGGATGAACGACATGATAAGTACCTTCAAGATGGATGGAACTGTCTTACTGGATGGGAATGACATCTACGATCCCAAAGTGGATGTAGTGGAACTAAGAAAAAAAGTGGGCATGGTATTTCAAAAGCCCAACCCATTCCCTAAATCCATATTTGACAATGTAGCATATGGATTGCGAGTTCACGGGATAAATGATAAGGATATCCTGGAACAGAAAGTTGAAGAAAGCCTCAGATCCGCAGCACTGTGGGATGAAGTGAAAAATATACTGGATAAATCCGCAATGGGACTTTCCGGTGGTCAACAGCAGCGTCTTTGCATTGCCAGGACCATGGCAGTGGAACCCGAAGTTATATTAATGGATGAGCCATGTTCTGCTCTGGACCCCATATCCACCACTAAAATTGAAGACCTGATACACAAACTCAAGAACGACTTCACCATCATCATTGTAACCCACAACATGCAGCAGGCTACCCGTGTATCCAAACACACTGCTTTCTTCCTCCACGGGGAGATTGTGGAAAGCGGTTTTACTGAGAAGATCTTCATTGAACCTGAAGATAAGCGGACTGAAGATTACATCACTGGCCGGTTTGGATAA
- a CDS encoding phosphate uptake regulator PhoU has protein sequence MTNRAKNSTLKAVLEVILYDNPATQDEIADKLGLTRRYVTKLLQPLIKEGVVRRAYILDLKKFDEFSEMFDEEKTSREHAGTFLIKDMLRDMAKHICRQFDMSFEALLQYDSEMAEEALKLDYISNNMHEKVRSSVETVISINPYSEFSKTMVLGEVGYDLERIADHTCHIANFALEDSDPIDEEMMETLKSMYKTSRKMVNQSMEAFLDERLELKDKVMDYEERIHELQKKALNNIATQMAEDDVMDKDRSNYYLALSRVVKAFERIGDISIEIIDTAGEFYRNIPRTTTPERFRRMKP, from the coding sequence ATGACGAATAGAGCAAAAAACAGTACTCTTAAGGCAGTTTTGGAAGTAATTTTATATGATAATCCTGCCACTCAAGATGAAATAGCAGATAAGCTAGGATTAACCCGTAGGTATGTAACTAAACTGTTACAACCTCTGATCAAAGAGGGAGTGGTCAGGAGAGCGTATATTCTTGATCTTAAGAAGTTCGATGAATTTTCAGAAATGTTCGATGAGGAAAAGACTTCCCGTGAACACGCTGGAACCTTCTTGATAAAGGACATGCTCAGGGACATGGCCAAACATATCTGCCGCCAATTTGACATGTCATTTGAAGCTTTACTCCAGTACGATTCTGAAATGGCTGAGGAAGCCCTGAAACTGGATTACATTTCTAACAACATGCACGAGAAGGTACGTTCATCTGTTGAAACCGTTATATCCATTAACCCCTACTCAGAGTTCAGTAAAACCATGGTCTTAGGAGAAGTGGGGTACGACCTGGAACGTATTGCTGACCATACCTGCCACATTGCAAACTTTGCCCTGGAAGACTCAGATCCAATTGATGAAGAAATGATGGAAACCCTAAAATCCATGTACAAAACTTCACGCAAAATGGTGAATCAATCCATGGAAGCATTTTTGGATGAGCGTCTGGAGCTTAAGGATAAGGTTATGGATTACGAGGAAAGGATCCATGAACTGCAGAAGAAGGCCTTAAACAACATTGCCACCCAGATGGCTGAGGATGATGTTATGGACAAAGACAGATCAAACTACTATCTCGCATTATCTCGGGTTGTGAAGGCATTTGAACGTATTGGGGATATATCCATCGAGATAATTGACACTGCAGGTGAATTTTACCGTAACATACCTAGAACCACTACTCCGGAACGTTTCCGTAGGATGAAACCTTGA
- a CDS encoding metallophosphoesterase: MGKKVIQISDVHFGDTTFSLALKSNFLAQLEDENPDLLIFAGDLTASGYAHEYEQALEFVDELKSITKTHIVPGNHDARNVGLVHFENMISKRKFVHTDKNSNFTIIGLDSSEADVSHGQIGRDQMDWLKSELAKIPEDRAKVVTFHHHIIPIPQTGRERNILLDSGDLMHILTENGVDFVLNGHKHVPNVWMLNNMVVLNSGTATTGKLRGNGYASYNQIEIKDGEVFVNLVRTENGSKREIAHYSVGLMDESMVIHSYIHKSIHSV, from the coding sequence ATGGGTAAAAAAGTAATTCAAATATCTGATGTGCATTTTGGGGACACCACCTTCTCTTTAGCACTTAAATCAAACTTCCTGGCTCAGTTAGAGGATGAAAATCCTGATCTTTTAATATTTGCCGGGGATCTCACTGCCAGTGGTTATGCTCATGAATATGAACAGGCCCTGGAATTTGTTGATGAACTAAAATCCATCACCAAAACCCACATAGTTCCAGGTAACCATGATGCTCGTAACGTGGGTCTGGTTCATTTTGAAAACATGATCAGCAAGCGGAAATTTGTCCACACCGATAAAAACTCTAATTTCACCATTATTGGACTGGATTCATCAGAAGCCGATGTCAGTCACGGGCAGATAGGACGGGATCAGATGGACTGGTTGAAATCTGAGTTGGCTAAGATACCAGAGGACCGGGCTAAAGTTGTCACTTTCCACCATCACATCATACCCATCCCCCAGACAGGGAGAGAAAGAAATATCTTACTGGATTCAGGGGACCTTATGCATATTTTAACAGAAAATGGTGTTGATTTTGTATTAAACGGCCATAAACATGTCCCCAACGTGTGGATGCTCAACAACATGGTGGTTTTAAACTCTGGAACTGCAACTACTGGTAAACTGCGTGGAAATGGCTATGCCAGTTACAATCAAATAGAAATTAAGGATGGAGAAGTATTTGTAAACCTGGTAAGAACTGAAAATGGGAGTAAAAGGGAGATAGCTCATTATTCGGTGGGATTAATGGATGAATCCATGGTGATCCATTCATATATCCATAAATCCATACATAGTGTATAA
- a CDS encoding phosphate uptake regulator PhoU: MLTVVLEKRLKSLEDDVLGFSWQTIGRVDNSVRSFLDEDTYLAREIIEKTDEINKESYKIEHGCLKVLGLHQPLARDLRLGAALLRTSIELERINNLSAYIARYAIDAAESDRTCYKPPHIEFMSQTVQDMLKDAVGALLNEDIQLLKRSTRSYVNLQDFYNQMFSEYEEITHGGSQTSLILVGRNLLSMGHHIMGMADRIAYSVVGKRVMHHKLFHNMLMR; encoded by the coding sequence ATGCTTACAGTGGTCCTGGAAAAACGTTTAAAATCCCTGGAAGATGATGTTCTGGGATTCAGTTGGCAGACCATCGGAAGAGTGGATAATTCAGTCCGGAGTTTTCTGGATGAAGACACCTATCTGGCCAGAGAAATAATAGAAAAAACCGATGAAATCAATAAAGAAAGCTATAAAATAGAGCATGGATGTCTCAAGGTTTTAGGATTACACCAGCCACTAGCCAGGGATTTACGTTTAGGAGCAGCACTTCTGCGAACCTCCATTGAACTGGAACGTATAAACAACCTTTCAGCATACATAGCCCGTTATGCCATAGATGCAGCAGAAAGCGACCGTACCTGTTACAAACCCCCACACATTGAGTTCATGTCCCAGACAGTGCAGGACATGCTGAAAGATGCGGTGGGTGCACTCTTAAATGAGGATATACAGTTACTCAAACGTTCCACCAGAAGTTACGTGAACCTGCAGGACTTTTACAACCAGATGTTTTCAGAATACGAGGAAATCACACATGGAGGATCTCAGACTTCACTGATACTGGTTGGGAGGAACTTACTGAGCATGGGACACCATATAATGGGAATGGCAGATCGTATTGCCTATTCTGTGGTGGGTAAGCGTGTCATGCACCATAAACTGTTCCATAATATGTTGATGAGGTAA
- a CDS encoding metallophosphoesterase has product MRERIIQISDVHFGEKNFSHELKNNFLGQLENENPDLVIVSGDLTTNGYPHEYEEAAAFIDQLRSITKTYVIPGNHDARNVGLLHYESMIGNRKFVHIDKDEEYAIIGLDSSEPDINDGQIGIDQMEWLKTQLEKIPEHMGKIVTFHHHLMPIPQTGRERNILLDSGDLMRLLTDNGVDLVLNGHKHVPNVWMVEKMVTLNSGTVTTRKLRGQTRPCYNQLSFEDENLYVNLVDTETGKKKQLAYYSVKVENDEYVVCSTRKNSTGTI; this is encoded by the coding sequence ATGAGAGAAAGAATAATTCAAATTTCCGATGTTCACTTTGGAGAGAAAAACTTTTCCCATGAACTTAAAAACAACTTTCTGGGACAGCTTGAGAATGAAAATCCTGATCTGGTAATTGTTTCAGGGGATCTTACCACCAATGGATACCCCCATGAATATGAGGAAGCTGCAGCATTCATTGACCAGCTACGATCCATAACTAAAACCTACGTGATTCCAGGTAACCACGATGCCCGTAACGTGGGACTTCTGCATTATGAAAGCATGATTGGAAACCGGAAATTCGTTCACATTGATAAGGATGAGGAATATGCAATTATTGGCCTGGATTCATCTGAACCAGATATTAACGATGGTCAGATTGGAATTGACCAGATGGAATGGTTGAAAACTCAACTGGAAAAAATCCCGGAACATATGGGTAAAATCGTCACATTCCACCATCACCTCATGCCAATACCCCAAACTGGCAGGGAAAGAAACATACTCCTGGACTCTGGTGATTTAATGAGGCTTTTAACGGATAATGGTGTTGATCTGGTTTTAAACGGCCATAAACACGTTCCAAATGTGTGGATGGTTGAGAAGATGGTCACACTGAACTCTGGAACAGTCACCACCCGTAAATTAAGGGGGCAAACCAGGCCCTGCTACAACCAGCTCTCATTTGAGGATGAAAATTTATATGTTAACCTGGTGGACACTGAAACCGGTAAGAAAAAACAGTTGGCTTACTACTCGGTTAAAGTTGAAAATGATGAGTACGTGGTTTGTTCCACTCGCAAAAACTCCACGGGAACCATTTAA
- the pstA gene encoding phosphate ABC transporter permease PstA, translating into MHRIIPPKISQKIMSGVFWASGLLTIAILLVIIGYVLVKGLPAVNLEFIFGNPIDSGRSGGIFPFIMSSIYVTLIAILVATPLGVGAAVYLSEYAGENRLVKMIRFGAETLASIPSIVFGLFGLAFFVIYLGLGWSVLSGGLTLALMALPTILAASEVSIESINKSYAEGSLALGATKWQTIYKVVIPAALPGITTGVILGMGRAIAEAAAVLYTVGAALMIPTSIMDAARPLPLHLYILATEGISMDNAWGTAAVLVLMILIITVVTNTLVDRYRKKMMGR; encoded by the coding sequence TTGCATAGAATTATACCCCCAAAAATCTCCCAAAAAATAATGAGTGGAGTGTTCTGGGCTTCTGGGCTTCTTACCATAGCAATTTTACTGGTAATAATAGGTTACGTGCTAGTAAAAGGGTTACCAGCGGTAAATCTAGAATTCATATTTGGTAATCCCATAGATTCTGGTAGATCTGGGGGAATATTTCCCTTCATAATGTCCAGTATTTACGTAACCCTGATTGCGATCCTGGTTGCCACTCCACTGGGAGTGGGGGCCGCAGTATACCTCTCAGAATATGCTGGAGAAAACCGCCTGGTAAAGATGATCCGTTTTGGAGCAGAAACCTTAGCCTCAATCCCCTCCATTGTATTCGGATTGTTTGGACTGGCTTTCTTTGTGATCTACCTGGGACTGGGATGGAGCGTCCTCTCTGGTGGGTTGACTCTGGCTTTAATGGCATTACCCACAATATTGGCCGCTTCAGAAGTCTCCATAGAATCCATTAACAAATCCTATGCTGAGGGAAGCCTGGCACTGGGAGCCACCAAGTGGCAAACAATATACAAGGTTGTTATACCTGCCGCACTCCCTGGAATAACCACTGGGGTAATTTTAGGTATGGGAAGAGCAATTGCAGAGGCAGCAGCAGTATTATACACTGTCGGGGCTGCATTAATGATACCAACATCCATTATGGATGCAGCAAGACCTTTACCTCTTCACCTTTACATTCTAGCCACCGAAGGTATATCCATGGATAATGCCTGGGGAACAGCAGCAGTCCTGGTGCTTATGATCCTGATAATCACCGTGGTTACCAACACCTTAGTTGATCGTTATCGCAAAAAAATGATGGGGCGATAA
- a CDS encoding phosphate ABC transporter substrate-binding protein, protein MDMKYIIGIIVAIIVIVGAYFVLAGGSGEEKITIVGSTSVQPVAEKLATEYMKTNPNVKITVQGGGSAVGIKSAQDGTASIGTSSKSLKGNESTGLTQFEIGKDGIAIIVNNNNAINGLTVDQVKGIFNGSITNWNQVGGSDAQINVIVREDGSGTRDAVQDIVLGKLSNGTKVAFVKSAIVQSSTEAVQQAVAQDPNAVGFISFASVNSTKALQINNVAPSEATILDGTYKIQRPFLFLVKGDPKGAVKAFIDWVDGPEGQAIIKSDKVVPTGKQVNSTS, encoded by the coding sequence ATGGACATGAAGTACATAATAGGAATAATAGTAGCAATAATTGTAATAGTCGGTGCTTATTTTGTCCTTGCTGGAGGTAGCGGGGAAGAAAAAATAACCATCGTCGGTTCTACATCTGTACAGCCTGTTGCTGAGAAATTAGCCACAGAATACATGAAAACTAATCCCAACGTGAAGATAACGGTTCAGGGCGGAGGTTCTGCTGTGGGAATTAAGAGTGCTCAGGATGGTACAGCTAGTATTGGAACCAGTTCTAAATCGTTGAAAGGTAATGAATCCACAGGATTAACTCAGTTCGAAATTGGTAAAGATGGAATTGCCATCATTGTAAATAACAACAATGCAATTAATGGATTAACCGTGGATCAGGTTAAAGGAATCTTCAATGGAAGCATAACCAACTGGAATCAGGTCGGTGGATCTGATGCTCAGATAAATGTCATTGTCCGTGAAGATGGTTCCGGTACTCGTGATGCAGTTCAGGATATAGTCTTGGGTAAATTATCCAACGGTACCAAAGTAGCTTTCGTAAAATCAGCTATTGTGCAGAGTTCCACCGAAGCAGTGCAGCAAGCTGTGGCTCAGGATCCCAACGCAGTTGGTTTCATATCCTTCGCTTCAGTAAATAGCACCAAAGCCCTGCAGATAAACAATGTTGCACCTTCCGAAGCAACTATACTTGATGGTACTTACAAGATCCAGAGACCCTTCCTGTTCCTGGTTAAAGGAGATCCAAAAGGAGCAGTTAAAGCATTCATTGACTGGGTAGATGGACCCGAAGGCCAGGCCATTATAAAATCAGATAAAGTAGTACCAACTGGTAAGCAGGTGAACAGCACCTCTTAA
- a CDS encoding DUF2226 domain-containing protein, translating to MWLPSEDPQHVVQGNLKRSHIPELGYIKILDGGNESLLLIKDEKIIAAWNLNVESLDETHENKAMNMINISPESRIEVYQLDDNMFSTIVDLNEECRLPLPIELDFLLEKSVKEVDRGDVLSKYRIRDPSEDDIDNLLNDYKSKIGGR from the coding sequence ATGTGGCTTCCTTCAGAAGATCCTCAGCACGTTGTTCAGGGTAATTTGAAAAGGTCCCATATACCTGAATTGGGTTATATAAAGATTTTAGATGGGGGTAATGAATCATTACTCCTGATAAAAGATGAAAAGATAATAGCAGCCTGGAATTTAAACGTCGAGTCCTTAGATGAAACCCATGAAAATAAAGCAATGAACATGATAAATATAAGTCCAGAATCAAGGATAGAAGTGTATCAACTTGATGATAACATGTTTTCAACCATTGTAGATTTGAATGAGGAATGTAGATTGCCATTACCAATAGAATTAGATTTTTTACTTGAAAAAAGTGTTAAAGAGGTAGATCGGGGGGATGTCTTGTCCAAATACCGGATAAGAGATCCATCTGAAGATGATATTGATAATTTGTTAAATGATTATAAATCCAAAATAGGTGGAAGATAG
- a CDS encoding citryl-CoA lyase: MISEEVLKGMFQPRTTPWRTSITKVEPNRLITQGYPQEELIGSISFPEMIHLLLKGVLPNKNQEQMLQAILVSFCDHGITPPSTQSARLMASAGSPVNACLAGGILAFGENHAGAIEIAMHMLQEGVKLSRNEDVALDETAQKLINYFTENEKKIPGFGHRYHKKDPRAPRLIELGRKYDCFKEHSQLAMHIQDQLRERKGIKMNIDGANAAILSDMGFDWRVGCGLFIVGRIPGLLAHIQEEKTQEKPFRKLMDVDTVNENEIINRF, from the coding sequence ATGATTAGTGAGGAAGTATTAAAGGGGATGTTCCAACCCAGAACCACACCCTGGAGAACATCCATTACCAAAGTGGAACCAAATAGACTTATCACCCAGGGATATCCTCAGGAAGAGTTGATAGGAAGCATTTCATTTCCAGAAATGATACACCTCCTCTTAAAGGGAGTGCTCCCCAACAAAAATCAGGAACAAATGCTACAGGCCATACTGGTTTCCTTCTGCGATCATGGTATAACACCACCCAGTACCCAGTCAGCCAGGTTGATGGCCTCGGCAGGATCTCCAGTGAACGCATGTTTGGCCGGAGGAATATTAGCTTTTGGTGAAAATCATGCCGGAGCCATTGAAATCGCCATGCACATGTTACAGGAAGGTGTCAAACTATCCCGAAATGAAGATGTTGCCCTGGATGAAACTGCGCAGAAATTGATAAATTATTTCACTGAGAATGAAAAAAAGATACCTGGATTCGGGCACAGATACCATAAAAAAGACCCGAGGGCTCCGAGGTTAATAGAACTAGGACGAAAATACGATTGTTTCAAAGAACACAGCCAGTTAGCCATGCATATTCAGGATCAGTTAAGGGAAAGAAAGGGAATTAAAATGAACATTGACGGTGCCAATGCAGCAATACTTTCTGATATGGGCTTTGACTGGAGAGTTGGATGCGGTTTATTCATAGTTGGCAGAATTCCAGGCCTACTAGCCCATATTCAGGAGGAAAAAACCCAGGAAAAACCATTTCGAAAACTGATGGATGTGGATACAGTAAATGAAAACGAAATAATCAATCGATTTTAA
- the pstC gene encoding phosphate ABC transporter permease subunit PstC has protein sequence MSKWNEEFFIEKGLLLTAVSSVIIIALIIVFVFKEGLPALQSVGFFSFLFGMDWAPSNGQYGIFPMIIGSLGITALSLLMAVPLGVFCAIFLAEIAPSTMRKILNPTIQTLAGIPSVVYGFFGLVLLVPFMRVHFGGTGFSMFTASVILTVMILPIIVSVSEDALRSIPVEYKEASLALGATHWQTIKNVIFPAAIPGIITSVILGMGRAVGETLAIIMVAGNVVQIPGSIFDPVRALTSNIAIEMGYATGVHYNALFATGIVLVFMIIVLLIIANYFHYKKKVTIGGGYL, from the coding sequence ATGTCTAAATGGAATGAAGAGTTTTTCATAGAAAAAGGACTTTTATTAACGGCCGTATCATCCGTTATTATCATAGCCCTCATAATCGTATTCGTATTCAAGGAAGGACTCCCAGCATTACAGAGCGTGGGATTCTTCAGCTTTCTATTCGGAATGGACTGGGCGCCTTCTAATGGTCAGTACGGTATATTTCCAATGATCATAGGTTCCCTTGGAATAACTGCTCTTTCACTTTTAATGGCAGTGCCCTTGGGAGTATTCTGCGCCATCTTCCTGGCTGAAATAGCACCCAGTACCATGCGTAAAATATTAAACCCCACTATCCAGACTCTGGCCGGTATTCCCTCTGTAGTATACGGGTTCTTTGGACTGGTTTTACTGGTGCCATTCATGAGAGTACATTTCGGAGGAACTGGTTTCAGTATGTTCACGGCATCAGTCATTCTAACCGTAATGATCTTACCCATAATTGTCAGCGTGTCAGAAGATGCCCTCAGATCCATCCCAGTGGAATACAAAGAGGCATCCCTGGCTCTGGGAGCAACCCACTGGCAGACCATTAAAAATGTCATTTTCCCAGCAGCAATCCCTGGTATTATAACTTCGGTTATTCTGGGAATGGGCCGAGCAGTTGGAGAAACCCTGGCCATAATCATGGTAGCCGGTAATGTGGTACAGATACCAGGTTCAATATTTGACCCTGTACGTGCATTAACCTCCAACATAGCCATAGAAATGGGTTATGCCACTGGAGTTCACTACAATGCTCTATTTGCAACTGGAATTGTTCTGGTCTTCATGATCATAGTTCTCCTGATAATAGCCAACTACTTCCACTACAAGAAAAAAGTCACAATTGGAGGGGGCTATTTATGA
- a CDS encoding phosphate ABC transporter substrate-binding protein has product MDLKYGIGLLVILIIIIAVYTFGTGSNYEKIEIAGSTSVQPVAEKLAAKYMEEHPNVRIDVMGGGSGLGIRSVSQGIIDIGTSSKNLKPAEKQGLNEYTIGNEGIVVAVNLENPVGNLTKSQLKDIFSGNITNWKELGGPDAKINLVIREEGSGTRSAFENLVMNKTEVKSDAVVQTSTESIKVAVKQDPNAIGYISLAHMTPDVKAVAVDGVSPSVETVKDGSYNLQTPFLFLTKGQPEGQLKEFIDWCLGPEGQEIVTDEKIVPVA; this is encoded by the coding sequence ATGGACCTGAAATATGGCATAGGTTTACTGGTTATACTAATAATTATCATCGCCGTTTACACATTCGGCACTGGAAGCAATTATGAGAAGATAGAAATTGCAGGTTCAACATCGGTACAACCGGTGGCTGAAAAACTTGCAGCAAAATACATGGAAGAACATCCCAATGTACGTATTGATGTAATGGGTGGAGGATCTGGCCTGGGAATAAGAAGCGTTTCTCAGGGCATAATTGACATAGGAACCAGTTCTAAAAATCTGAAACCCGCTGAAAAACAGGGTTTAAACGAATATACAATAGGTAACGAAGGGATTGTGGTGGCAGTTAATCTTGAAAACCCTGTGGGTAATCTGACCAAAAGTCAGCTTAAGGATATCTTTTCCGGTAACATCACCAACTGGAAGGAACTTGGAGGACCCGATGCTAAAATTAATCTGGTTATCCGTGAAGAAGGTTCAGGTACCAGAAGTGCATTTGAAAATCTGGTGATGAATAAAACTGAAGTAAAATCAGATGCAGTTGTTCAAACTTCCACAGAATCCATAAAAGTTGCTGTGAAACAGGACCCCAATGCCATTGGATACATATCCCTGGCACACATGACTCCTGATGTTAAGGCCGTAGCTGTCGATGGAGTATCTCCGTCGGTTGAAACTGTTAAAGATGGTTCTTACAATTTACAAACCCCATTCCTTTTCCTCACAAAGGGACAACCGGAAGGGCAGTTAAAAGAATTCATTGACTGGTGTTTAGGTCCGGAAGGACAGGAAATCGTAACTGATGAAAAAATTGTTCCTGTGGCCTGA
- the phoU gene encoding phosphate signaling complex protein PhoU: protein MERRYPRMRFQKKLDELKEEVDKMGQATLKAYREAFSTFIDYDAELVNSVMETNRKVHDMGYQIEHDAMSIIAAEQPVAGDLRFIETSIKVSSHLKRIAGLASNIADIARHIKDEEIPEKPMFDLQRMADIVDGMVSKGLAAFLAKNMNVARELHRDDDKVDDLFDHALKDITKSMFQDKESISYLIYLLFLARFLERIADRAENIGDRTIFMITCEKQQFTVDKKPEEPE, encoded by the coding sequence ATGGAGAGAAGATATCCCAGGATGCGGTTCCAGAAAAAACTGGATGAACTTAAGGAAGAAGTGGATAAAATGGGTCAAGCCACTTTAAAAGCTTACAGGGAAGCTTTTAGTACCTTTATAGATTACGATGCAGAACTGGTCAACAGTGTAATGGAAACCAACAGGAAGGTCCATGACATGGGTTACCAGATAGAACACGATGCAATGAGCATCATAGCAGCTGAACAACCAGTTGCAGGAGATTTAAGATTCATTGAAACCAGTATTAAGGTTTCAAGCCACTTGAAACGAATTGCAGGGCTGGCTTCCAATATTGCAGATATTGCCCGCCATATAAAGGATGAAGAGATCCCTGAAAAACCCATGTTTGACTTACAGCGCATGGCTGATATTGTGGATGGAATGGTCAGCAAGGGTCTGGCAGCCTTTTTAGCCAAAAACATGAATGTTGCCCGGGAACTTCACCGTGACGATGATAAGGTGGATGATCTTTTTGACCACGCCCTTAAAGACATTACCAAGAGCATGTTCCAGGATAAGGAATCCATATCTTACCTGATCTACCTCCTGTTCCTGGCCCGTTTCCTGGAAAGAATTGCAGACCGCGCAGAAAACATTGGAGACCGTACCATCTTCATGATCACCTGTGAAAAGCAGCAATTCACCGTTGATAAGAAACCAGAAGAACCTGAATAG
- a CDS encoding fumarate hydratase — MIYQSQVEELICRLYQEAAIKLPLDVKKALETAHDLEENETALLNLEAILENIKIAEEKDLPLCQDTGLPIIFVKLGNVQVENLKEGIINGVKKATEEVPLRPNVVDPLTRKNSGNNIGRFIPQIDIELVDTDQLEITIFPKGFGSENNNALKMALPGEGEEGIKQFVLETVLAAGGKPCPPTVVGVGIGGSSDMALKLAKKALLRKVGEHHPEERMAKMEGEMLEMVNATGIGPMGLGGRTTALDVKIEYADTHTAGLPIGVCIQCWAARRATGILKGE; from the coding sequence ATGATATATCAATCCCAGGTTGAAGAGCTTATTTGCCGCTTGTATCAAGAAGCAGCTATTAAACTTCCACTGGATGTTAAAAAAGCTCTTGAAACTGCTCATGATCTTGAGGAAAATGAAACTGCCCTTTTGAACCTGGAAGCCATACTGGAAAATATAAAGATCGCCGAAGAAAAAGATTTACCCCTCTGCCAGGACACTGGTTTGCCCATTATCTTTGTGAAATTGGGAAATGTTCAGGTGGAAAACCTGAAAGAGGGAATCATCAACGGTGTGAAAAAGGCCACCGAGGAGGTTCCTCTTCGTCCCAATGTGGTAGATCCCCTCACTCGAAAGAACAGTGGGAATAATATTGGTCGTTTCATTCCACAGATTGACATAGAACTGGTGGATACTGACCAGCTGGAGATTACTATTTTCCCCAAGGGTTTTGGTTCAGAGAACAACAATGCACTTAAAATGGCCCTTCCTGGTGAAGGTGAAGAAGGTATAAAACAGTTCGTCCTGGAAACAGTACTCGCTGCCGGTGGTAAACCATGCCCCCCTACTGTGGTGGGAGTTGGGATTGGTGGATCATCAGATATGGCCCTGAAACTGGCTAAAAAGGCGCTTCTGCGGAAAGTTGGAGAGCACCACCCTGAAGAGAGAATGGCTAAAATGGAGGGGGAAATGCTGGAAATGGTTAATGCAACTGGTATCGGCCCCATGGGTTTAGGTGGAAGAACCACTGCCCTGGATGTTAAAATAGAATATGCAGATACCCATACTGCAGGCCTCCCCATCGGTGTTTGCATTCAGTGCTGGGCTGCCAGAAGGGCAACTGGAATTTTGAAAGGGGAATAA